A section of the Verrucomicrobium sp. GAS474 genome encodes:
- a CDS encoding dienelactone hydrolase family protein codes for MTLNEPAFFDLPTPTGPMRVHHFVPAGGNRCPAVILYSEIFQVTGPIRRLAAKLAGEGFEVFAPEVYHEYEVPGAVLAYDQAGAERGNFLKFEKPVPAFDADARELIEWIVSRERGYPWQGVGTLGFCLGGHLAFRAALYPRVAATACFYPTNLHTADLGKGQQDDTLARSGEIEAELLLIWGRQDPHVPLEGRRKIYETLTEKERHFQWHEFNAAHAFSRDEGPRYDAAVSRLGWELTLELFKRKLSVPAYA; via the coding sequence ATGACTCTGAACGAGCCCGCCTTCTTCGACCTGCCGACGCCGACCGGACCGATGCGGGTCCATCACTTCGTCCCCGCCGGGGGGAACCGCTGCCCGGCGGTGATCCTCTATTCGGAGATCTTCCAGGTCACCGGCCCGATCCGGCGGCTGGCGGCGAAGCTCGCCGGGGAGGGCTTCGAGGTCTTCGCGCCCGAGGTCTACCATGAGTACGAAGTCCCCGGCGCCGTCCTCGCCTACGACCAGGCCGGGGCCGAACGGGGGAATTTCCTCAAGTTCGAGAAGCCGGTCCCCGCCTTCGACGCCGACGCGCGGGAACTGATCGAATGGATCGTGAGCCGGGAGAGAGGCTATCCGTGGCAGGGCGTCGGCACCCTCGGCTTCTGCCTCGGCGGCCACCTCGCCTTCCGCGCCGCCCTCTATCCCCGCGTGGCGGCGACGGCCTGCTTCTACCCGACGAACCTCCACACTGCCGACCTCGGCAAGGGCCAGCAGGACGACACCCTCGCCCGGAGCGGCGAGATCGAGGCCGAACTCCTCCTGATCTGGGGCCGCCAGGACCCCCACGTCCCGCTGGAGGGCCGCCGCAAGATCTACGAGACGCTGACCGAGAAGGAGCGCCACTTCCAGTGGCACGAGTTCAACGCCGCCCACGCCTTCTCCCGCGACGAAGGCCCCCGCTACGACGCGGCCGTCTCCCGCCTCGGCTGGGAGCTGACGCTGGAGCTCTTCAAGCGGAAGCTCTCCGTCCCGGCCTACGCCTAG
- a CDS encoding carboxymuconolactone decarboxylase family protein has translation MKYESHAAPRLNYKNAAPEGVQALGGLSGYAAKNVPAKLRALVELRVSQINGCAYCINLHAEEARAAGEAQQRLDVLSIWNETTFFSDSERAALAWAEEVTLLGENAASDELYEEMLEHFSEKELVDLTLVIVAMNAWNRLSITFRNRVPLRKAKPQAPETTPPAPQN, from the coding sequence ATGAAATACGAATCCCACGCCGCCCCCCGCCTGAATTACAAGAATGCCGCCCCCGAGGGGGTCCAGGCCCTCGGCGGCCTCTCCGGCTATGCGGCGAAGAACGTCCCGGCGAAGCTCCGCGCGCTGGTCGAGCTGCGGGTCTCGCAGATCAACGGCTGCGCCTATTGCATCAACCTCCACGCCGAGGAGGCCCGCGCGGCGGGCGAGGCCCAGCAGCGCCTCGACGTCCTCTCCATCTGGAACGAGACGACCTTCTTCAGCGACTCGGAGCGCGCCGCCCTGGCCTGGGCCGAGGAGGTGACGCTGCTCGGGGAGAACGCCGCTTCGGACGAGCTCTACGAGGAGATGCTGGAACATTTCTCCGAGAAGGAACTCGTCGACCTCACGCTGGTCATCGTCGCGATGAACGCGTGGAACCGCCTTTCGATCACGTTCCGGAACCGGGTTCCGCTGCGGAAGGCGAAGCCGCAGGCGCCGGAGACGACGCCTCCCGCCCCGCAGAACTAA
- a CDS encoding filamentous hemagglutinin N-terminal domain-containing protein — protein sequence MQSVDQSITFQKRAAQRSFSALFLLGIMVGLSVTPWELRANPTGGDVVSGTANISSSGNTLTVVNSNGAVINWQDFSIGAGELTKFIQSDANSTVLNRVVGTNLSQIYGTLSSNGKVFLINPNGVMIGATGIVNTAGFMASTLDINNADFIANNGSGAMHFVGNSTAAITNLGTINAVGGDVYLIAKHIDNQGTVNASEVAGKGGLVGVYATDELYLTTGVPEGGLVRVGSGSLSSGAGTGINNSGLINAVQADLKATGNLYSLAINNTGVIRATGASVKSGVVHLGVLGGGGKIVNSGLVDASGTTGGGGIDLLSDDDIDVTSTGRLVADATVSGRGGSVKIVSGGTTTFDGALSAKGAGDGKGGQAEISGGNLRVTGYADLSGPGGNGDLLFDPGSITIIHSGTGDNTNTFLDSYLNTQLGSANVTLATSGATNSAAQTLTLNSDAALSWTSASTLTLNAGSDIALNGSISASSGGLVLNSGGTITAPGSVTVKNFTLTSGNWVQNAATLPTFSAVDFRINGGSFLRVVSGSGTSASPYQVADVYGLQGIGSSSTFLAANWKLANNIDASGTSGWNAGAGFNPIGYTGTATNGFSGTFDGNNDVIDFLNINRPSANQVGLFSVLNGGTVQNLGLTNDVIVGGTNVGGIVGLANPGYISNVFNTGTVTGNDGVGGIAGSLWSTSVINGAYNTGNISGTGTDFEDCVGGIVGWTEATVMNAFNTGNISQPSSYGTGGIAGYISNVSYSPSLAHLVENVYNTGTITGLGDVGGVVGSKIGYVYNAYTSTGTVVGTDYGYGGSGAVLTSAQMLQQSNFTGFDFTNTWQILNGVTAPLLRSSSIIISGVAYSDAGITNVGSGISVSLYNNGALTTLTTGTGGTYNYVQNGVLGGGGAFLLTDNASIKGVTVSTTGGTLNIWGNTVTTVSASNSLLSQSNSSGQTSLYSASGNNITTASGVSFLSNGSYILDGNLTASGSGTIAFNGTVTLPGNASVSAASSISFSSAINAVGYTPTIISTSGTVSLSSVMAAGLNVGGASLSLSAGTIATTGSGGLSLTGSAAITGAVTLNSASTLSITGATIAGTGSLTLSSSGNITIASSISGSSGSLNIAAGSGTISDSGSVTVKNFTLTSGNWVQNTGTLPTFSANNFTINGGSFLRVLSGSGTTGSPYQVADVYGLQGIGSSSAFLAANWKMANNIDASGTTSWNGGAGFNPIGNSTTGFSGLFEGDGHSITGLTVNNYGIANSGLFGVVTSMGTLENVAMLGGSFGSYLNAGALVGINNGLIQNVYSTGTVNVSGTSNIQAGGIAGTNNGTIQQSYATGNISGGVGGNVSVGGLVGWNTGTVQNSYATGNVVGTGNASSGGLVGSSIGLVRTSYATGSVSGYYAVGGLVGNTGIGSVIADSYWDTTTQGVSGIGNNVGTATNIVSLTSTQFLQQSNFSALDFVNTWQMVNGVTAPLLRMLSVIASGTAYSDAGITPLSSGVTISAYNNGMLLGTTTTGAGGTYQYISNGFTSGEILLTDGGTSAGATVASQGTGLNIWGNTVTAVGGSNSLMGQANPSGQTSLYSVSGSNVTVASGVNFVSTGGFTLNGNLTTSGTGSITLGGTTAVSGGNYTATAGNTLTAGDIALGSNTLTLVSGGNMALNGSVSGTTGNGLIVNSGGTISDTGAISVGHFTLAGGSWVQNSATLPGFSAGNFTISGGSFLRVVSGSGTSASPYQVADVYGLQGVGSTSTLRTAKWALANDIDASSTSGWNSGAGFVSIGQGTGAAGFNGTLDGNGHAITGLSISNTTATYVGLVGYNESGGSVKNLAVGGTIVGGDNANVGVVGENYGSISAVTSTAAVTGGNFTSTGGLVGSIDGSGSVTNSHATGNVVAGTNSTAGGLVGYNDGTVSGSYSTGSVTGGNETATGGLIGINDHAVATSYATGTVVGGNDTNIGGLVGYNFGSIATSHATGSVSGGTDSSIGGLSGDAETSSSITGSYATGGVSGQSSSTVGGLVGFNAGTLGTSYATGSVTGTDSTTVGGLLGINRGAVTATYATGSASGGTSSTVGGLIGNSTKGSITASYSTGAVSGATLGGLLGAKASSVTVTASYWDVTTSGYGTSGQSQRGAVGETTSWLQLQANYPASWNFTTIWTTQGNAALPTFQP from the coding sequence ATGCAATCCGTCGATCAATCGATTACCTTCCAGAAGCGCGCAGCGCAGCGGTCCTTTTCAGCCCTCTTTTTGTTGGGGATCATGGTGGGCCTCAGCGTCACCCCATGGGAACTGCGAGCGAACCCCACCGGGGGCGACGTCGTCAGTGGCACGGCCAACATCAGCAGCAGCGGCAACACATTGACCGTCGTCAACAGCAACGGAGCCGTCATCAACTGGCAAGACTTCAGCATCGGGGCTGGGGAATTGACCAAATTCATCCAGAGCGACGCCAACAGCACCGTCCTCAACCGCGTCGTCGGGACCAACCTCTCCCAGATCTACGGCACGTTGAGTTCCAACGGCAAAGTCTTCCTCATCAACCCCAACGGCGTCATGATCGGCGCCACCGGCATCGTCAACACCGCCGGGTTCATGGCGAGCACCCTCGACATCAACAACGCCGACTTCATCGCCAACAACGGGAGCGGAGCGATGCACTTCGTCGGCAATAGCACCGCCGCCATCACCAACCTCGGCACCATCAACGCCGTCGGCGGAGATGTTTACCTCATCGCCAAACACATCGACAACCAGGGCACCGTCAACGCCAGCGAAGTCGCGGGCAAAGGCGGCCTCGTCGGCGTCTACGCAACCGACGAACTTTATCTGACCACCGGCGTCCCCGAAGGCGGCCTCGTCCGCGTCGGGAGCGGCAGCCTGAGCAGTGGAGCCGGCACCGGCATCAACAACAGCGGCCTCATCAACGCCGTCCAGGCCGACCTCAAAGCCACCGGCAACCTCTACAGCCTCGCCATCAACAACACCGGAGTTATCCGTGCGACGGGCGCGAGCGTGAAGAGCGGCGTCGTCCACCTCGGCGTCCTCGGCGGCGGCGGCAAGATCGTGAACAGCGGCCTCGTCGACGCCAGCGGGACGACGGGCGGCGGGGGAATCGACCTGCTTTCCGACGACGACATCGACGTGACCTCGACCGGTCGCCTCGTCGCCGATGCCACCGTCTCGGGCCGGGGCGGTTCGGTGAAGATCGTCTCGGGCGGCACGACCACCTTCGACGGCGCCCTCTCGGCCAAAGGCGCGGGGGATGGAAAGGGCGGCCAAGCCGAGATCTCGGGCGGGAATCTGCGCGTCACCGGCTACGCCGACCTGAGCGGCCCCGGCGGCAACGGCGATCTCCTCTTCGATCCCGGCTCGATCACCATCATTCACAGCGGCACCGGCGACAACACGAACACCTTCCTCGACAGCTACCTCAACACCCAGCTCGGCAGCGCCAACGTCACCCTCGCCACCTCGGGCGCGACGAACAGCGCCGCCCAGACCCTCACGCTCAACTCCGACGCCGCCCTCTCCTGGACCAGCGCGAGCACCCTCACCCTCAACGCCGGAAGCGACATCGCCCTCAACGGCTCGATCAGCGCGAGCAGCGGCGGCCTCGTCCTCAACTCCGGCGGCACGATCACCGCGCCCGGTTCGGTCACGGTGAAGAACTTCACGCTTACTTCGGGGAACTGGGTGCAGAATGCCGCCACGCTGCCGACCTTCAGCGCGGTCGATTTCCGCATCAACGGGGGGAGCTTCCTCCGTGTCGTGAGCGGAAGCGGTACCAGCGCCAGCCCCTACCAGGTGGCGGACGTCTACGGCCTGCAGGGGATCGGCTCCAGCAGCACATTCCTCGCCGCGAATTGGAAGCTCGCCAATAACATCGATGCCTCGGGGACGAGTGGGTGGAATGCGGGAGCGGGCTTCAATCCCATCGGCTACACCGGAACGGCAACCAACGGATTCAGCGGGACATTCGATGGCAACAACGACGTCATCGACTTCTTGAATATCAATCGTCCTTCGGCGAATCAGGTTGGATTGTTTTCCGTCCTTAACGGAGGAACCGTTCAAAACCTGGGGCTCACCAACGACGTCATCGTTGGCGGGACCAACGTTGGCGGCATCGTCGGCTTGGCCAATCCCGGCTACATCTCGAATGTCTTTAACACCGGCACAGTGACGGGTAATGACGGTGTGGGCGGCATCGCTGGATCACTCTGGAGCACCAGCGTGATCAACGGTGCATACAATACCGGAAATATTAGCGGCACTGGTACTGATTTTGAGGATTGTGTAGGCGGTATCGTCGGATGGACCGAGGCCACGGTGATGAACGCTTTTAACACCGGAAACATCAGTCAACCTTCATCCTACGGGACTGGCGGCATCGCTGGCTACATTAGCAATGTTTCTTATTCCCCCTCTTTGGCCCACTTGGTCGAGAATGTCTACAATACCGGCACAATCACTGGTCTCGGAGATGTAGGCGGCGTCGTCGGCTCTAAAATCGGCTACGTCTACAATGCTTATACTTCGACAGGTACAGTAGTCGGCACTGACTATGGTTATGGAGGCAGTGGAGCCGTTCTGACTTCTGCACAAATGTTGCAGCAATCGAACTTCACCGGTTTCGATTTCACTAACACTTGGCAGATTCTCAATGGAGTCACCGCTCCTTTGCTTCGCTCCAGTTCCATCATCATTTCTGGCGTCGCTTATAGCGATGCAGGAATTACCAATGTCGGATCGGGCATTTCGGTTTCCCTCTATAATAACGGTGCCCTGACCACTCTGACTACCGGCACGGGAGGGACTTACAATTATGTTCAAAACGGCGTTCTCGGCGGCGGCGGGGCCTTTTTGCTAACTGACAATGCCAGTATCAAAGGCGTAACAGTTTCAACAACTGGAGGTACGTTGAATATCTGGGGAAATACAGTAACAACGGTCTCCGCTAGCAACAGCTTGCTGTCTCAATCAAATTCATCCGGGCAGACCAGCCTTTATTCTGCTTCGGGCAACAATATTACCACTGCTTCGGGTGTCAGTTTTCTTTCTAACGGTTCCTACATTCTCGATGGAAATTTGACCGCCTCGGGATCGGGAACAATTGCCTTCAACGGCACTGTCACCCTGCCCGGCAATGCCAGCGTCTCGGCCGCGAGCTCGATCAGTTTCTCTAGCGCGATTAATGCCGTCGGCTACACGCCCACTATCATCAGCACTTCGGGAACGGTGTCTCTCTCCTCCGTCATGGCGGCGGGGCTGAACGTGGGCGGTGCTTCCCTCTCTCTGAGCGCCGGAACCATCGCAACGACGGGCAGCGGCGGCCTCTCCCTGACCGGATCGGCGGCAATCACGGGAGCCGTCACCTTGAACTCCGCCTCGACGCTTTCCATCACCGGAGCAACGATTGCTGGAACGGGCTCCCTGACCTTGAGTTCGTCGGGGAACATAACCATCGCCTCCTCAATCTCCGGATCGAGCGGGAGCCTGAACATCGCGGCAGGGAGCGGGACAATTTCCGATTCAGGCTCCGTGACGGTGAAGAACTTCACGCTCACGAGCGGGAACTGGGTGCAGAATACGGGGACTCTCCCGACTTTCAGCGCGAATAATTTTACAATCAATGGCGGGAGCTTCCTTCGCGTCTTGAGCGGAAGCGGAACAACAGGGAGTCCTTACCAAGTCGCCGATGTGTACGGCCTGCAGGGCATTGGATCGAGCAGTGCGTTCCTTGCTGCAAATTGGAAAATGGCGAATAATATCGATGCCAGCGGGACGACAAGTTGGAACGGCGGGGCTGGATTCAATCCGATCGGCAATAGTACCACGGGCTTCAGCGGCCTCTTTGAGGGGGATGGCCACAGCATCACCGGCTTGACGGTCAATAATTACGGCATCGCCAACTCCGGCCTCTTCGGTGTCGTCACGTCGATGGGGACCCTTGAAAATGTGGCTATGCTGGGTGGATCGTTCGGGAGCTATCTCAATGCGGGTGCCTTGGTGGGTATCAACAACGGCTTGATCCAGAATGTCTACTCCACTGGAACGGTCAACGTCTCTGGCACCAGTAATATTCAGGCAGGCGGCATTGCAGGAACGAATAACGGCACCATTCAGCAGAGCTATGCCACCGGCAATATCAGTGGTGGCGTAGGGGGCAATGTTTCCGTCGGTGGCTTGGTTGGCTGGAATACCGGTACGGTTCAAAATAGCTATGCCACCGGCAACGTCGTCGGCACCGGCAATGCCAGTTCCGGCGGCTTGGTCGGATCGAGTATCGGCCTGGTGCGGACCAGCTACGCAACCGGGAGCGTTAGTGGTTATTACGCTGTCGGCGGCCTCGTCGGGAACACCGGCATTGGCAGCGTGATTGCCGATAGCTATTGGGATACTACAACTCAGGGGGTAAGTGGCATCGGCAACAACGTGGGGACGGCGACTAACATCGTCAGCCTCACTTCAACGCAATTCCTTCAACAGTCGAATTTCAGCGCCCTCGATTTCGTCAACACTTGGCAGATGGTCAACGGAGTGACGGCACCGCTGCTAAGAATGCTGTCGGTCATTGCATCGGGAACGGCTTATAGCGATGCGGGAATCACTCCGCTGAGTTCCGGCGTCACCATTAGCGCTTATAACAACGGCATGCTGCTAGGGACCACGACGACAGGCGCTGGCGGAACCTACCAATACATTTCCAACGGATTCACCAGTGGGGAAATTCTATTAACCGATGGGGGGACCTCAGCTGGAGCAACCGTTGCATCCCAAGGAACAGGCCTTAATATTTGGGGCAATACCGTCACCGCCGTCGGGGGAAGCAACAGCCTCATGGGCCAGGCGAACCCTTCTGGACAAACCAGTCTTTACAGCGTCTCGGGAAGCAACGTCACCGTCGCCTCGGGCGTCAACTTCGTCAGCACCGGCGGCTTCACGCTCAATGGAAACTTGACCACAAGCGGCACCGGATCGATCACCCTCGGGGGAACCACCGCGGTGAGCGGGGGCAACTACACTGCCACGGCTGGAAATACCCTGACCGCAGGAGACATCGCCCTTGGCTCGAATACGCTCACCCTCGTTTCAGGTGGAAACATGGCCCTCAACGGCTCCGTCTCCGGTACCACCGGGAATGGATTGATCGTCAACTCGGGCGGCACCATCAGTGACACGGGCGCGATCTCGGTCGGCCACTTCACTCTGGCGGGCGGGAGCTGGGTCCAGAACAGCGCCACCTTGCCGGGCTTCAGCGCGGGGAACTTCACGATCAGCGGCGGCAGCTTCCTCCGCGTCGTCAGCGGCAGCGGCACCTCCGCCAGTCCCTATCAGGTTGCCGATGTCTACGGCCTCCAAGGCGTCGGGTCGACCAGCACCCTGCGGACCGCGAAGTGGGCCCTCGCCAACGACATCGACGCCAGCAGTACGAGCGGTTGGAATTCCGGCGCGGGCTTCGTCTCGATCGGCCAGGGGACGGGGGCTGCCGGATTCAATGGAACCCTCGACGGCAACGGGCATGCGATTACCGGGCTCTCCATCAGCAACACCACTGCGACCTATGTGGGACTCGTCGGTTACAATGAGAGCGGCGGCAGCGTGAAGAACCTCGCGGTCGGCGGTACGATCGTGGGCGGCGACAACGCCAATGTCGGCGTGGTAGGAGAGAACTATGGTTCTATCAGTGCCGTCACCTCGACGGCGGCCGTGACCGGCGGAAACTTCACCTCGACGGGCGGCCTCGTCGGCTCGATCGACGGCAGCGGGAGCGTGACCAACTCCCATGCCACCGGAAACGTCGTGGCCGGGACCAACAGCACTGCGGGCGGCCTTGTCGGCTATAACGATGGTACGGTCAGCGGCTCTTACTCCACCGGATCGGTGACGGGCGGCAACGAGACGGCGACGGGCGGCCTGATCGGCATCAACGACCATGCGGTGGCGACGTCTTACGCCACGGGAACCGTCGTCGGCGGGAACGACACCAATATCGGCGGTCTCGTCGGTTACAATTTCGGCTCCATCGCGACCTCGCATGCAACGGGGTCGGTCAGCGGCGGCACCGACAGCTCGATCGGCGGATTGTCTGGCGATGCCGAAACCTCCAGTTCGATCACCGGCTCCTACGCCACCGGCGGGGTCTCGGGCCAGAGCTCGAGCACGGTCGGCGGCCTCGTCGGGTTTAACGCGGGTACTCTCGGCACCTCCTATGCCACGGGATCGGTCACAGGAACGGACAGTACGACGGTGGGCGGCCTTCTGGGCATCAATCGGGGCGCGGTGACCGCGACCTACGCGACGGGCTCCGCCTCGGGCGGGACGAGCAGCACGGTCGGCGGCCTGATCGGCAACAGCACGAAGGGGTCGATCACGGCCTCCTATTCGACCGGGGCCGTTTCCGGAGCGACATTGGGCGGTTTGTTGGGCGCAAAAGCCTCTTCCGTGACGGTGACCGCCAGCTATTGGGATGTCACTACCTCGGGCTATGGCACCTCGGGCCAGAGCCAGCGCGGCGCCGTAGGCGAAACCACATCCTGGCTCCAGCTCCAGGCGAATTATCCCGCTTCGTGGAATTTCACGACCATCTGGACGACGCAGGGCAATGCCGCGTTGCCGACCTTCCAGCCGTAG
- a CDS encoding YifB family Mg chelatase-like AAA ATPase — MLARIFSASVWGVEALGVEVEVNNTWGDYDTKVVGLPDAAVRESCHRVYTALQNSGFKNPLGRTTINLAPADIRKEGPSFDLPMALGLLAATDQLRDGKGQAADPADKSLDRFLIVGELALSGEVRQVRGVLPIALEAKKQGRLALIVPHANAAEAALVPGLRVFPVSTLREAAEIVGDAPARLAALPPNPEPRGDEPAFQPVDGEWHDLDFADVKGQESVKRAIEIAVAGGHNLLMIGPPGSGKSMLAKRIPSLFPPLTLDEAIEATKIHSVAGLLPAGQPIVRRRAFRAPHHTISDVGLVGGTANLSPGEVTLAHHGVLFLDELPEFKRTALEVLRQPLEDATVTISRAAGTMTFPAQFMLVAAMNPTPTGGFDDARLGKCTPAAIQKYLNKVSGPLLDRIDIHIEVPAVKRETLMNPGPAESSDAIRHRIVAARQRQRARFAKSKGKRKTLCNARMTPKEIREHCVLDESAGLLLTAALDDLRLSARAYDRILKVARTIADLADADHIGEAEIAEAVQFRSLDRQVWG; from the coding sequence GTGCTGGCACGGATTTTTTCGGCTTCGGTTTGGGGTGTCGAGGCGCTCGGCGTCGAGGTCGAGGTCAACAACACCTGGGGCGATTACGACACGAAGGTCGTCGGCCTCCCCGACGCCGCCGTCCGCGAGAGCTGCCACCGCGTCTACACCGCCCTCCAGAACAGCGGCTTCAAGAACCCCCTCGGCCGCACCACGATCAACCTCGCCCCCGCCGACATCCGCAAGGAAGGCCCCAGCTTCGACCTCCCCATGGCCCTCGGCCTCCTCGCCGCCACCGACCAGCTCCGCGACGGCAAGGGCCAGGCCGCCGATCCCGCCGACAAGTCGCTCGACCGCTTCCTCATCGTCGGGGAACTCGCCCTCTCCGGCGAGGTCCGCCAGGTCCGGGGCGTCCTCCCCATCGCACTGGAAGCGAAAAAGCAGGGTCGCCTGGCCCTCATCGTCCCCCACGCCAACGCCGCCGAGGCCGCCCTCGTCCCCGGCCTCCGCGTCTTCCCCGTCTCGACCCTCCGCGAGGCCGCCGAGATCGTCGGCGACGCCCCTGCCCGCCTCGCCGCCCTTCCCCCCAATCCCGAACCCCGCGGCGACGAGCCCGCCTTCCAGCCGGTCGACGGCGAATGGCACGACCTCGACTTCGCCGACGTGAAGGGCCAGGAAAGCGTCAAGCGGGCCATCGAGATCGCCGTCGCCGGAGGCCATAACCTCCTCATGATCGGGCCGCCCGGCAGCGGCAAGTCGATGCTCGCGAAGCGGATTCCCTCCCTCTTCCCCCCGCTCACCCTCGACGAGGCGATCGAGGCGACGAAGATCCACAGCGTCGCCGGGCTCCTCCCCGCCGGGCAGCCCATCGTCCGGCGGCGCGCCTTCCGCGCCCCCCACCACACCATCTCCGACGTCGGCCTCGTCGGCGGCACCGCCAACCTCTCCCCCGGCGAGGTCACCCTCGCCCACCACGGCGTCCTCTTCCTCGACGAGCTCCCCGAGTTCAAGCGGACCGCCCTCGAGGTCCTGCGGCAGCCCCTGGAGGACGCCACCGTCACCATCAGCCGCGCCGCCGGGACGATGACCTTCCCCGCCCAGTTCATGCTCGTCGCCGCGATGAACCCGACGCCGACCGGCGGCTTCGACGACGCCCGCCTCGGCAAGTGCACCCCCGCCGCGATCCAGAAATACCTGAACAAGGTCTCCGGCCCCCTCCTCGACCGGATCGACATCCACATCGAGGTCCCCGCCGTGAAGCGCGAGACCCTCATGAACCCCGGCCCCGCCGAGTCGTCCGACGCCATCCGCCACCGCATCGTCGCCGCCCGCCAGCGCCAGCGCGCCCGCTTCGCGAAATCGAAGGGGAAAAGGAAGACCCTCTGCAACGCCCGGATGACCCCGAAGGAAATCCGCGAGCACTGCGTCCTCGACGAATCGGCCGGCCTCCTCCTCACCGCCGCCCTCGACGACCTCAGGCTCAGCGCCCGCGCCTACGACCGCATCCTGAAAGTCGCCCGCACCATCGCCGACCTCGCCGATGCCGACCACATCGGCGAAGCCGAGATCGCCGAAGCCGTCCAATTCCGCTCCCTCGATCGGCAGGTCTGGGGCTGA
- a CDS encoding response regulator: protein MNCTAPILLVEDSQDDVDLTLRAFRKQNVANPVVVVRDGVEALDYLHGREGSEPGALPLLVLLDINLPRLGGIEVLRRLRAHARTSLLNVVVLTSSKEDEDVVASYELRANSYIRKPVDFDQFVDVIGHLGLYWLLLNQPPPVPAQS, encoded by the coding sequence ATGAACTGCACCGCCCCGATCCTCCTCGTCGAAGACAGCCAGGACGACGTCGATCTCACCCTGCGGGCCTTCCGCAAGCAGAACGTCGCGAACCCCGTCGTCGTCGTCCGCGACGGCGTCGAGGCCCTCGACTACCTCCACGGCAGGGAAGGGAGCGAGCCCGGGGCGCTCCCCCTCCTCGTCCTCCTCGACATCAACCTCCCCCGCCTCGGCGGCATCGAGGTCCTCCGCCGCCTCCGCGCCCATGCCCGGACCTCCCTCCTCAACGTCGTCGTCCTCACCTCGTCGAAGGAAGACGAGGACGTCGTCGCCAGCTACGAGCTCCGCGCCAACAGCTACATCCGCAAGCCGGTCGATTTCGACCAGTTCGTCGACGTCATCGGCCATCTCGGCCTCTACTGGCTCCTCCTGAACCAGCCCCCGCCCGTTCCGGCGCAGTCCTGA